One genomic window of Cricetulus griseus strain 17A/GY chromosome 3, alternate assembly CriGri-PICRH-1.0, whole genome shotgun sequence includes the following:
- the Akip1 gene encoding A-kinase-interacting protein 1 isoform X2 has product MEYSLATAALTGVDRRSLQRSARLGREVLERAKRRAVNWHSPERSKGSIGVLYRQGPYQERWSVPGPQRPLGEREERRPTLSASFRTIAEFMDYTSSQCGKYYSSMPEEGGATHVYRYHRRKPPEMPMYSDIGHGQEQRNSRGEASVDSGSIYQTSEHSQEASWPAENISKDLYIEVYPGTYSVTVGSSPLTRKTHVVAVDSGQSVDLVFPV; this is encoded by the exons ATGGAGTACAGTCTGGCGACCGCGGCGCTAACCGGGGTGGACCGGCGCTCGCTGCAGCGATCGGCTCGACTGGGGAGGGAAGTGCTGGAGCGCGCCAAGAGAAGGGCAGTGAACTGGCATTCTCCAGAGCGATCCAAAGGCAGCATAGGGGTCCTGTACCGCCAGGGCCCCTACCAGGAACGATGGTCGGTCCCCGGTCCCCAGCGCCCCCTAGGAGAG AGAGAAGAAAGGCGCCCGACTCTTAGTGCTTCCTTCAGAACAATAGCTGAATTCATGGACTATACTTCAAGTCAGTGTGGG AAATACTATTCATCTATGCCAGAGGAAGGCGGGGCAACCCACGTCTACCGTTACCACAGAAGGAAGCCTCCAGAAATGCCCATGTACTCAGACATAGGGCATGGTCAAGAACAG AGAAACAGCAGAGGAGAGGCATCTGTTGATTCAGGAAGCATCTACCAAACATCAGAGCATTCTCAAGAGGCATCCTGGCCT GCTGAGAACATCTCTAAGGACCTCTACATTGAAGTGTATCCAGGGACCTATTCCGTCACTGTGGGCTCAAGCCCCTTAACCAGGAAGACTCATGTGGTCGCCGTTGACTCAGGGCAAAGTGTGGACTTGGTCTTCCCCGTATGA
- the Akip1 gene encoding A-kinase-interacting protein 1 isoform X3, which produces MLLEKQGNMEYSLATAALTGVDRRSLQRSARLGREVLERAKRRAVNWHSPERSKGSIGVLYRQGPYQERWSVPGPQRPLGEKYYSSMPEEGGATHVYRYHRRKPPEMPMYSDIGHGQEQRNSRGEASVDSGSIYQTSEHSQEASWPAENISKDLYIEVYPGTYSVTVGSSPLTRKTHVVAVDSGQSVDLVFPV; this is translated from the exons ATGCTCCTAGAGAAGCAG gGAAACATGGAGTACAGTCTGGCGACCGCGGCGCTAACCGGGGTGGACCGGCGCTCGCTGCAGCGATCGGCTCGACTGGGGAGGGAAGTGCTGGAGCGCGCCAAGAGAAGGGCAGTGAACTGGCATTCTCCAGAGCGATCCAAAGGCAGCATAGGGGTCCTGTACCGCCAGGGCCCCTACCAGGAACGATGGTCGGTCCCCGGTCCCCAGCGCCCCCTAGGAGAG AAATACTATTCATCTATGCCAGAGGAAGGCGGGGCAACCCACGTCTACCGTTACCACAGAAGGAAGCCTCCAGAAATGCCCATGTACTCAGACATAGGGCATGGTCAAGAACAG AGAAACAGCAGAGGAGAGGCATCTGTTGATTCAGGAAGCATCTACCAAACATCAGAGCATTCTCAAGAGGCATCCTGGCCT GCTGAGAACATCTCTAAGGACCTCTACATTGAAGTGTATCCAGGGACCTATTCCGTCACTGTGGGCTCAAGCCCCTTAACCAGGAAGACTCATGTGGTCGCCGTTGACTCAGGGCAAAGTGTGGACTTGGTCTTCCCCGTATGA
- the Akip1 gene encoding A-kinase-interacting protein 1 isoform X1 yields the protein MLLEKQGNMEYSLATAALTGVDRRSLQRSARLGREVLERAKRRAVNWHSPERSKGSIGVLYRQGPYQERWSVPGPQRPLGEREERRPTLSASFRTIAEFMDYTSSQCGKYYSSMPEEGGATHVYRYHRRKPPEMPMYSDIGHGQEQRNSRGEASVDSGSIYQTSEHSQEASWPAENISKDLYIEVYPGTYSVTVGSSPLTRKTHVVAVDSGQSVDLVFPV from the exons ATGCTCCTAGAGAAGCAG gGAAACATGGAGTACAGTCTGGCGACCGCGGCGCTAACCGGGGTGGACCGGCGCTCGCTGCAGCGATCGGCTCGACTGGGGAGGGAAGTGCTGGAGCGCGCCAAGAGAAGGGCAGTGAACTGGCATTCTCCAGAGCGATCCAAAGGCAGCATAGGGGTCCTGTACCGCCAGGGCCCCTACCAGGAACGATGGTCGGTCCCCGGTCCCCAGCGCCCCCTAGGAGAG AGAGAAGAAAGGCGCCCGACTCTTAGTGCTTCCTTCAGAACAATAGCTGAATTCATGGACTATACTTCAAGTCAGTGTGGG AAATACTATTCATCTATGCCAGAGGAAGGCGGGGCAACCCACGTCTACCGTTACCACAGAAGGAAGCCTCCAGAAATGCCCATGTACTCAGACATAGGGCATGGTCAAGAACAG AGAAACAGCAGAGGAGAGGCATCTGTTGATTCAGGAAGCATCTACCAAACATCAGAGCATTCTCAAGAGGCATCCTGGCCT GCTGAGAACATCTCTAAGGACCTCTACATTGAAGTGTATCCAGGGACCTATTCCGTCACTGTGGGCTCAAGCCCCTTAACCAGGAAGACTCATGTGGTCGCCGTTGACTCAGGGCAAAGTGTGGACTTGGTCTTCCCCGTATGA
- the CUNH11orf16 gene encoding uncharacterized protein C11orf16 homolog: MQPSTRPELPLPKYCSVARIPKAPDPDGAASPSDLSFTCLFARQAPWLPTNCTLTRCASCHPCSHTADTPYQGLRWLGRVGDAAGPWVLARREPDGFYYLAQIKAAPELERRGALVVEFEAPLVTGLKLPAQQRRVVFPEDVIQFSPSVPHSLQPGDKVLAPWESEQQQFGPGIVLSGLKRQKGQRASKEEVTVHFWNGKTTKVPLDRVRLVSLTVWKKAVERLQTPHIRDYHSPFIWVPHCSPLGPKTGCVRHRPSLDSSFLCPPGLSCAHCQFPDQSCFCGCPLVGPTWWSLTRTSEVTTRKLPEPEPKPTAQLLPLQGPKEEARAAFSYNMSYSSEEENSESHLEMELPQRQMVSRAVNTDPTVSEKPLQQCGPCRPEWRYWRRNGPEPPPGKQGMLYQGYGPSFPGRA; this comes from the exons ATGCAGCCGTCTACCAGGCCTGAGCTGCCTCTGCCCAAATACTGCAGTGTGGCAAGAATCCCGAAAGCCCCTGACCCGGATGGTGCTGCATCACCCTCGGACCTCTCCTTCACCTGTCTCTTTGCCAGGCAAGCACCTTGGCTACCCACGAACTGCACACTCACCAG GTGTGCCTCTTGTCACCCTTGTTCCCACACTGCTGATACACCATATCAAGGGCTTAGATGGCTGGGAAGAGTCGGAGATGCTGCTGGCCCCTGGGTCCTGGCCAGGAGGGAACCAGATGGCTTTTATTATCTGGCTCAGATAAAGGCTGCTCCAGAG CTGGAGAGGCGGGGGGCCCTGGTTGTGGAATTTGAGGCTCCCCTTGTCACAGGCCTAAAGCTGCCAGCCCAGCAACGGAGAGTGGTATTTCCAGAAGATGTCATTCAGTTCTCACCATCTGTGCCACACTCACTGCAACCCGGTGACAAGGTGCTGGCACCTTGGGAATCAGAGCAACAACAGTTTGGGCCTGGCATTGTTCTCTCGGGCTTGAAGAGACAAAAAGGCCAAAGAG CATCTAAAGAAGAAGTCACTGTTCACTTCTGGAATGGCAAGACGACTAAGGTTCCTCTAGACAGGGTCAGGTTAGTGTCCCTCACTGTCTGGAAGAAGGCTGTGGAGAGACTACAAACACCTCACATCAGGGACTACCACAGTCCTTTTATTTGGGTACCTCACTGCTCTCCTCTGGGACCTAAGACTGGATGCGTCAGACACAGACCCTCTCTGGACTCTTCCTTCTTATGCCCTCCAGGCCTCTCTTGTGCCCACTGCCAGTTTCCGGAtcagagctgtttctgtggctgccCTTTGGTGGGGCCTACCTGGTGGTCTCTAACTAGGACCTCAGAGGTTACAACCAGAAAACTCCCAGAGCCAGAGCCGAAGCCCACAGCTCAGCTTCTGCCCCTACAAGGTCCTAAAGAGGAGGCAAGAGCAGCATTTAGCTACAATATGTCCTACTCCTCTGAGGAAGAGAATTCAGAGAGTCATCTGGAGATGGAACTTCCCCAGAGGCAGATGGTAAGCAGGGCAGTCAACACCGACCCCACCGTTTCTGAGAAGCCTTTGCAGCAGTGCGGCCCCTGTCGGCCTGAGTGGAGGTACTGGAGGCGAAATGGGCCTGAACCACCCCCTGGAAAACAAGGTATGTTATACCAAGGGTATGGCCCTAGcttcccaggcagggcctag
- the Ascl3 gene encoding achaete-scute homolog 3, giving the protein MDSRSYSSPPDRLSVFSESAHLPPSRPFYLDPMVTVHLCPETPVPSPYTEELPLLPFSSDTLIMDNYGDPYPFPFPMPYVNYRRCDYAYGPAFIRKRNERERQRVKCVNEGYARLRRHLPENYLEKRLSKVETLRAAIKYISYLQSLLYPDETEAERNPRTTSCGPLDPSFRVI; this is encoded by the coding sequence ATGGACTCTAGAAGCTACTCCAGCCCTCCAGACAGGCTCTCGGTCTTCTCCGAGTCTGCCCACTTGCCACCATCCAGGCCCTTCTACTTGGACCCCATGGTCACTGTCCACCTGTGCCCCGAGACCCCTGTGCCATCCCCTTACACGGAGGAGCTGCCTCTGCTGCCCTTTTCCAGCGATACTCTGATCATGGACAATTATGGGGACCCGtaccccttccccttccccatgcCTTATGTCAACTACAGGCGCTGTGACTACGCCTATGGACCAGCCTTCATCCGCAAGAGGAATGAGCGTGAGAGGCAGCGAGTCAAGTGTGTGAATGAAGGCTATGCCCGGCTGCGCCGGCACCTGCCCGAGAACTACCTGGAGAAGCGACTCAGCAAAGTGGAGACCCTCAGAGCTGCCATCAAGTACATCAGCTACCTGCAGTCTCTCTTGTACCCAGATGAGACTGAGGCCGAGAGGAACCCTCGAACCACCAGCTGTGGCCCCCTAGACCCCTCTTTCAGAGTCATTTGA